The following proteins are encoded in a genomic region of Bacillus sp. FJAT-22090:
- a CDS encoding tyrosine-type recombinase/integrase, giving the protein MERFKLIDNTVKSNNPMLDIEKIRMYQAKILGEWERQQLVKGFTIQTVALNLRNITEFLSLSNKFFWEITSDDVENFYLSLVGKGLAHSTRRKYQSNISTFYNFLSNRKALEIFNVLGVTIPDVLDDFNKFYHRKDDNDIRVVPPKKIILDAFFDGMKNEMKQGRKYYTVARDYVFFKVLMLSGLRIFELTKVDINDLRFDLGEKGKIHVRFGKGSRGSGYKPRWVPMLNDVDLLLKWYLDEILPSFQKENVDKTAAFLSESGHRVSRDTMRSNLNRRQKSIGIPEEELFSAHQLRHAFATYQSELGVDLLTMSKLLGHANVSTTAGYLEPSSTHLERRIRVSQQNWRKQLDDWEEGE; this is encoded by the coding sequence ATGGAACGCTTTAAGTTGATAGATAATACTGTTAAATCAAACAATCCAATGTTAGATATAGAAAAAATAAGGATGTATCAAGCAAAAATTTTGGGAGAATGGGAAAGGCAGCAACTGGTAAAAGGGTTTACAATCCAAACCGTTGCATTAAATTTAAGAAATATTACTGAGTTTTTGTCATTATCAAATAAATTCTTTTGGGAAATTACTTCTGATGATGTAGAAAATTTTTATTTATCATTAGTTGGTAAAGGATTAGCGCATAGTACTAGAAGAAAGTATCAATCTAATATTTCTACATTCTATAATTTTTTAAGTAACAGAAAGGCTCTTGAAATTTTTAATGTTTTAGGGGTTACGATTCCAGATGTTTTAGATGATTTTAATAAATTTTATCATCGTAAAGATGATAATGATATTAGAGTTGTACCACCAAAAAAAATAATTTTAGATGCATTTTTCGATGGTATGAAAAATGAAATGAAGCAAGGTAGAAAATATTATACTGTAGCAAGAGACTATGTGTTTTTTAAAGTACTAATGTTATCAGGATTAAGAATATTTGAATTGACTAAAGTTGATATAAATGATTTGAGATTTGATTTGGGTGAAAAGGGGAAAATTCACGTTAGGTTTGGAAAAGGGAGTAGAGGGTCAGGCTATAAGCCTCGTTGGGTTCCTATGTTAAATGATGTAGATCTTTTATTGAAATGGTATTTAGATGAAATACTTCCTAGTTTTCAAAAAGAAAATGTAGACAAAACTGCGGCATTTTTATCTGAAAGTGGACATAGAGTTTCTCGTGATACAATGAGGTCAAATTTAAACAGAAGACAAAAAAGTATAGGAATTCCTGAAGAAGAATTGTTTTCTGCACATCAATTAAGACATGCATTTGCTACCTATCAGTCAGAATTAGGCGTAGATTTATTAACCATGAGCAAATTATTAGGTCATGCGAATGTATCTACAACTGCTGGCTATTTAGAACCTAGTAGTACTCATTTAGAGAGGCGTATAAGAGTTAGTCAACAAAATTGGCGTAAACAATTGGATGATTGGGAAGAAGGTGAATAA
- a CDS encoding helix-turn-helix domain-containing protein produces MAFEWRLRKIMAENDIWSGAELARRMEEITGYKLSAPSIAALINEPPKQVKMATLDALCSALNCSPNDLLAHKPTVIVSKETNNGNEIQTMKVSNGVERQLPPI; encoded by the coding sequence TTGGCTTTTGAGTGGAGATTACGAAAGATAATGGCTGAAAATGATATATGGTCGGGAGCGGAACTCGCTAGAAGAATGGAAGAAATAACAGGATACAAACTTTCAGCACCTTCAATAGCAGCATTAATAAATGAACCTCCAAAACAAGTTAAGATGGCAACGCTTGATGCATTGTGTTCGGCGCTTAATTGTAGCCCCAATGATTTATTAGCGCATAAACCTACGGTTATTGTATCTAAAGAAACAAATAACGGAAATGAAATTCAAACTATGAAGGTTTCAAATGGAGTTGAACGTCAATTACCACCGATTTAA
- a CDS encoding site-specific integrase: MYTSCPICGQKVSEKTVKLTGACNECDSKRRLNTYLKDSYYRVSKAKSEFTANLLIDFILFIKNSSWKYGQLNRMAIDFLKVLQGYEGKQPLIESDIVNDYFSKSSIKSPTAIYTIKVFLYSKNLIVFDEISNENSFYPEDIRPERRLNQDVLEYFYSENKCHDCGANLTEKSQHNYCYDCIAFRSIYNRSQFDYLNNTFTNESIKGLYINYVHYMFSLNRKVQTYADILSNSEKFFVFLQDYIPDGLQMYPFTVREHEQTQKYKLVHGNKYFNILLSEEWLYDFEKEFSSKNKFKDIFLFYLESLGILKQRPVDEKIKILQKVNQFESSLQQPILKLIEFESQKIENLNKKNASLTKSWTTIYKNIDEIKVFYYYLKKDYIVSSWAEVTEDMVNKYLLGMDFTNGQIRKRTLFNFFTFLKKHGFVFVVPIEQFVARDSMIEVAPLSLKQHKAIFKAIEYGSGNLVVERFLSSLVYFYGLTTSQIKSLELEDINLDVKCIYINGKPPAYLSDSDLILLKKVLTSREEMLGRKKSNKLFPAFKSIKDISISNQSICKKVKQVTRYSPKSLRIAAFQYCSAKFGSQYLQECFGLSLTQSARYARIGEELLELQVLDDIK; the protein is encoded by the coding sequence ATGTATACAAGCTGTCCTATCTGTGGTCAAAAGGTATCGGAAAAAACTGTAAAATTAACAGGGGCATGTAATGAGTGTGATAGTAAACGCAGATTAAATACTTATTTAAAAGATTCTTATTATAGAGTTTCAAAGGCTAAAAGTGAATTTACAGCAAATTTATTAATCGACTTTATTTTATTTATAAAAAATAGTTCATGGAAATATGGACAACTAAACAGAATGGCAATTGACTTTTTAAAAGTTTTACAAGGGTATGAAGGAAAACAACCTCTTATAGAATCTGATATAGTTAATGATTATTTTTCAAAAAGTTCAATCAAGTCTCCTACGGCTATTTATACAATAAAAGTGTTTTTATATTCAAAAAACTTAATTGTTTTTGATGAAATATCAAATGAAAATTCATTTTACCCTGAGGATATTCGACCTGAAAGAAGATTGAATCAAGATGTTTTAGAGTATTTCTATTCCGAAAATAAATGTCATGATTGTGGCGCAAATCTAACGGAAAAATCTCAACATAATTACTGTTATGATTGTATAGCGTTCAGGAGTATTTATAATAGGTCGCAATTTGATTATTTAAACAATACATTTACTAATGAATCAATTAAAGGTTTATATATTAATTATGTCCATTACATGTTTAGCTTAAATAGAAAAGTACAAACATACGCAGACATTTTAAGTAATTCGGAAAAATTCTTTGTATTTTTACAAGATTATATTCCAGATGGATTACAAATGTATCCTTTTACAGTTAGAGAACATGAACAGACACAAAAATATAAATTGGTTCATGGAAACAAGTATTTTAATATACTACTTTCAGAAGAGTGGTTGTATGATTTTGAAAAGGAGTTTTCATCTAAGAATAAGTTCAAGGATATTTTTTTATTCTATTTAGAAAGTCTAGGAATATTAAAACAAAGACCAGTAGATGAAAAAATAAAGATTCTACAGAAAGTGAATCAATTTGAAAGTTCATTACAACAGCCTATATTAAAATTGATTGAATTTGAGTCTCAAAAGATAGAGAATTTAAATAAAAAAAATGCATCTTTAACAAAGAGTTGGACAACTATATATAAAAATATTGATGAAATAAAGGTTTTTTATTATTATTTAAAAAAAGATTATATTGTTTCAAGCTGGGCAGAAGTTACGGAAGATATGGTTAATAAATATCTTTTAGGTATGGATTTTACGAATGGTCAAATTAGAAAAAGAACATTATTTAATTTTTTCACGTTCTTGAAAAAGCATGGATTCGTTTTTGTCGTTCCTATTGAACAATTCGTAGCAAGAGATAGTATGATTGAAGTTGCACCATTGTCTTTAAAACAACATAAAGCAATTTTTAAGGCGATTGAGTATGGAAGTGGAAATTTAGTCGTAGAGAGATTTTTGTCATCTCTAGTGTACTTTTATGGGCTTACAACTAGTCAAATTAAATCATTAGAGTTAGAGGATATTAATTTAGATGTAAAATGTATTTACATTAATGGAAAGCCACCCGCTTACCTAAGTGATTCGGATTTAATACTATTAAAAAAGGTCTTAACTAGTCGTGAAGAAATGTTAGGTAGAAAAAAATCAAATAAGTTATTTCCAGCGTTTAAATCAATAAAGGATATTTCAATTTCTAATCAATCAATTTGTAAAAAAGTAAAACAGGTAACAAGATATTCACCAAAAAGTTTACGTATCGCAGCATTTCAATATTGTTCAGCTAAATTTGGTTCACAGTATTTACAAGAGTGCTTCGGCTTATCTTTAACTCAAAGTGCTAGATATGCAAGAATAGGTGAAGAATTATTAGAATTACAAGTTCTAGATGATATAAAATAG
- a CDS encoding HNH endonuclease codes for MIRLKKLEKPDILVQKGEEWKDELMTYVNSGKDIPKNIQGRYAHKEIKKTLLEETKEKCAYCESVITGIDYGDIEHIEPKKRVPKKTFEWINLTISCGKCNQNKGQYYNENLSLINPYIDKPEEEIIFLGPYPSARSDRALMTVKQLKLDRVELLERRTEYIKKIQPLINLYLNTYDKEFQKIIYQDLIEYTKEKHEYSSMMRCILATIKLPFEMQIS; via the coding sequence ATGATACGACTAAAAAAATTAGAGAAGCCTGACATTCTTGTTCAAAAGGGAGAAGAATGGAAAGATGAATTAATGACTTATGTTAATAGTGGAAAAGATATTCCTAAAAATATTCAAGGGAGATATGCTCATAAAGAAATAAAGAAAACTCTTCTTGAAGAAACGAAAGAAAAATGTGCATACTGTGAGAGTGTTATAACAGGTATAGACTACGGTGATATTGAACATATAGAACCCAAAAAGAGGGTTCCGAAAAAAACCTTTGAATGGATTAATTTAACAATTTCCTGTGGTAAGTGCAATCAGAATAAGGGACAGTATTACAATGAAAACTTATCTTTAATTAACCCATATATAGATAAACCTGAAGAAGAAATAATATTTCTCGGACCCTATCCTTCTGCGAGAAGTGATAGAGCTTTAATGACTGTAAAACAGTTAAAGTTAGATAGGGTAGAATTATTGGAAAGAAGAACCGAGTACATTAAAAAAATTCAACCATTAATAAATTTATATTTAAATACTTATGATAAAGAGTTTCAAAAAATAATTTATCAGGATTTAATTGAATATACAAAAGAAAAACACGAATACAGTTCTATGATGAGATGTATACTGGCTACAATTAAATTACCTTTTGAAATGCAGATAAGTTAA
- a CDS encoding ATP-binding protein, with product MIKKLVIEDWNQFERIDLELHPRLTIITGANGSGKSTIIRLISRLIGWSYAETGVPATSQKVNSPFLSGISLDRLLESFKEDYQKVNGNGINIGKLETENGGYKLLVPKQASQASYSVNFSSYDTPEALKGVSIPSHRLPFTYTALKSIPVKPASQTEAYILYAESLKKRAIPGSYYNPNEDSPTLHMKSTLMSLAVFGKGNDHVTSNTEAYKLFRDFVKILRVLLPETLGFNDINIKDGELLLLTNTGEFLLDSVSGGIGAIIDLAWQLYMFGDMESNKFVALIDEVENHLHPSMQRNLLPKLLEAFPEVQFIVTTHSPFIISSVIESTVYAFKYNENNKVDSHKLDFEYKAANAMEILRDVLGVPVTLPIWIEEKVNSIIDRYRGVELTPESYVQLKNDLKEVGLNEHMPQALGLLQGGNM from the coding sequence ATGATAAAAAAGCTGGTAATAGAAGATTGGAATCAGTTCGAGCGAATAGATCTTGAACTTCACCCTAGATTGACTATCATTACTGGTGCTAATGGTTCTGGAAAAAGTACAATAATAAGATTAATTAGTAGGTTAATTGGCTGGAGTTATGCTGAAACGGGTGTACCAGCTACTTCACAAAAAGTTAATTCTCCTTTTTTATCTGGGATTAGTTTAGATAGACTATTAGAATCCTTTAAGGAGGACTATCAAAAAGTTAATGGTAATGGTATTAATATCGGTAAATTAGAAACAGAAAACGGTGGCTACAAACTTCTTGTTCCAAAACAAGCATCTCAAGCTTCTTATTCCGTAAACTTCAGTTCTTACGATACACCAGAGGCACTCAAAGGGGTAAGCATACCATCACATCGACTTCCTTTTACATATACAGCTTTAAAGTCAATCCCAGTTAAGCCAGCATCTCAGACAGAAGCCTATATTTTATATGCAGAATCATTAAAGAAAAGAGCAATTCCTGGTAGCTATTATAACCCTAATGAAGATAGTCCAACCCTTCATATGAAATCAACTCTTATGTCCTTAGCTGTGTTTGGAAAAGGTAACGATCATGTAACTAGTAATACAGAAGCTTATAAACTATTTAGAGACTTTGTTAAAATCCTTAGGGTATTATTGCCCGAAACCTTAGGTTTTAACGACATCAATATTAAAGACGGTGAGCTCTTACTTTTAACTAACACAGGAGAGTTTTTGCTAGACTCTGTATCAGGAGGAATTGGCGCTATTATTGATTTAGCATGGCAATTATATATGTTTGGTGATATGGAGAGTAATAAATTTGTTGCACTCATAGATGAAGTGGAAAACCACTTGCACCCTTCTATGCAAAGAAACCTGCTTCCTAAACTTTTAGAGGCATTTCCTGAAGTACAATTTATAGTTACCACGCACAGTCCTTTTATAATTAGCTCAGTAATCGAATCTACAGTATACGCTTTTAAATACAACGAAAATAACAAAGTGGATAGTCATAAACTTGACTTTGAATATAAAGCAGCTAATGCTATGGAGATATTAAGAGATGTCTTAGGAGTACCGGTAACTTTACCTATTTGGATTGAAGAAAAGGTTAACAGCATAATAGACAGATACAGGGGAGTTGAGCTAACACCCGAATCTTATGTACAATTGAAGAATGATTTAAAAGAAGTAGGTCTTAACGAACATATGCCACAGGCTCTTGGTCTTCTACAAGGGGGCAACATGTAA
- a CDS encoding JAB domain-containing protein, translating to MKLNHFHPSGNPSPSSEDIDVTKRLLEAGQIIGIELLDHVIIGDHQFISLKEKGYM from the coding sequence ATCAAACTTAACCATTTCCACCCTTCTGGCAATCCATCTCCATCCTCAGAAGATATTGACGTTACAAAGAGATTGCTAGAGGCTGGACAGATTATCGGTATCGAATTACTTGATCATGTTATTATAGGTGATCATCAATTTATTAGTTTAAAAGAAAAGGGGTACATGTGA
- a CDS encoding rod shape-determining protein — translation MFGFGSRDVGIDLGTANTLVFIKGKGIVLREPSVVAKNVQNGAIVAVGNDAKNMIGRTPGSIVAIRPMKDGVIADFDTTSAMIEYYLKNAMKASGMSWSKPNVMICVPYGITSVEQRAVIDAAKQAGARDALTIEEPFAAAIGSNLPVWEPTGSMVVDIGGGTTEVAVISLGGIVTSESVRVGGDAMDQAITSYVRKTYNLTIGERTAEAIKIEIGSARVTTEEDTMDIRGRDLVTGLPKTIDISSKEISNALRESIAAIIDGVKKTLEQTPPELSADVMERGIMLTGGGALLKNLDKVISEQTNMPVFIAENPLDCVAIGTGKALDHMGLLKRQQTK, via the coding sequence GTGTTTGGATTTGGATCTAGAGATGTAGGGATTGATTTAGGAACAGCGAATACGCTTGTTTTTATTAAAGGGAAGGGTATTGTGTTAAGAGAGCCTTCTGTAGTTGCTAAAAATGTACAAAATGGTGCAATTGTTGCAGTTGGAAATGATGCGAAAAATATGATCGGCCGTACACCGGGCTCAATCGTAGCTATACGTCCAATGAAAGATGGGGTAATCGCAGATTTTGATACAACTTCTGCGATGATAGAATATTATTTGAAAAATGCTATGAAAGCATCTGGTATGTCTTGGAGCAAACCGAATGTGATGATATGTGTGCCTTATGGTATTACTTCTGTGGAACAACGTGCAGTAATAGATGCTGCTAAACAAGCAGGAGCTCGTGATGCATTAACGATTGAAGAACCTTTTGCAGCTGCAATAGGATCCAACTTACCTGTATGGGAACCTACTGGAAGTATGGTCGTTGATATAGGTGGAGGTACGACGGAAGTAGCTGTAATTTCACTTGGTGGTATTGTGACGAGTGAGTCTGTTCGAGTTGGTGGCGATGCAATGGACCAGGCGATTACTAGTTATGTCCGTAAAACGTATAACCTAACGATTGGTGAGCGTACTGCGGAAGCGATAAAAATCGAAATAGGATCTGCTAGAGTCACAACAGAGGAAGATACGATGGATATTCGTGGACGAGACCTCGTAACAGGCTTACCTAAAACGATTGATATCTCTTCAAAAGAAATTTCCAACGCACTTCGTGAATCGATTGCGGCTATTATCGATGGAGTGAAGAAAACACTTGAACAAACACCTCCAGAATTATCTGCTGACGTAATGGAGCGTGGTATTATGCTTACAGGTGGTGGAGCACTACTTAAAAATTTAGATAAAGTAATTAGTGAACAGACCAATATGCCTGTATTTATTGCGGAAAATCCTTTAGATTGTGTTGCTATTGGTACTGGTAAAGCACTTGATCATATGGGATTATTAAAACGTCAACAAACGAAATAA
- the mreC gene encoding rod shape-determining protein MreC, producing the protein MPQFFSNKRLILLLVGMIFLVALISFSLRDRNHASMPEQLIKDVVGLGQSFFSKPTQYVTGVFNNVESLLNTYDENKRLKARLEDYASLQAEVNDLENENQKLRDIVDKEEDLRAYNPIQATAIARNPDQWEEKIIIDRGELHGIEVNMAVMTSQGLIGKVILTTPYTSTVELLSTQNPNYRVSAVISDKEEIFGLIEGYDEKRKELILKRIDSDFDVKKGQKVTTSGLGGIFPKGILIGEVTEVTTDDYGLTKLAYIKPAANFSILDHVIISKRSMSTIDGTDGENTERDLTEGAGDGS; encoded by the coding sequence ATGCCACAATTTTTTTCAAATAAGCGATTAATATTGCTGCTTGTAGGGATGATATTTCTTGTGGCACTCATCAGCTTTTCTTTGCGCGATCGGAATCATGCATCAATGCCAGAACAACTTATTAAAGATGTGGTCGGCCTTGGACAATCCTTTTTTTCCAAGCCGACTCAGTATGTTACTGGTGTTTTTAATAATGTAGAATCACTACTTAATACATATGATGAAAACAAACGATTGAAAGCAAGATTAGAGGATTATGCCTCCTTACAAGCAGAAGTCAATGATTTAGAAAATGAAAATCAGAAGTTACGAGATATTGTTGATAAAGAAGAGGATCTTCGAGCTTATAATCCAATTCAAGCAACTGCTATCGCTAGAAATCCGGACCAATGGGAAGAAAAGATTATTATTGATAGAGGAGAATTACATGGAATAGAAGTGAACATGGCTGTTATGACTTCTCAAGGATTAATTGGGAAAGTTATTTTAACTACACCATACACCTCTACTGTTGAACTTTTATCTACTCAAAATCCAAACTACCGAGTGTCCGCAGTTATATCAGATAAAGAAGAGATTTTTGGATTAATAGAAGGCTATGATGAAAAGCGAAAAGAGCTTATTTTGAAGCGAATAGATTCTGATTTTGATGTGAAAAAAGGTCAAAAAGTTACAACTTCTGGACTTGGTGGAATCTTTCCAAAGGGTATATTAATCGGAGAAGTGACTGAAGTGACGACAGACGATTATGGATTGACAAAACTAGCGTATATTAAACCAGCAGCCAACTTTTCTATTTTAGACCACGTGATTATTTCTAAGCGTTCAATGTCTACAATTGATGGAACGGATGGAGAAAATACCGAGAGGGATTTAACAGAAGGCGCAGGGGACGGCTCATGA
- the mreD gene encoding rod shape-determining protein MreD, translating to MIRFLVIIISVLLFYMEPIFGLFSPIEINEDFFVLVPRFLIMYLIFVSIYYDRKRAMLFGLFFGLLYDVFFIDIIGLYSFIYPLMCLVASLVVKYVHQHLLVATVLTLILVAVVELLLFFFYTFIGIKSMTFVDFYKFNLLPTMIANFVFLAMFGWGFKYILLNRFNQKALLMQK from the coding sequence ATGATTCGTTTTTTAGTTATTATCATTTCGGTTCTATTATTTTATATGGAACCGATTTTTGGACTTTTCTCACCAATAGAAATAAATGAGGATTTCTTTGTTTTGGTTCCTCGCTTCTTAATCATGTACTTAATTTTTGTATCCATATATTATGACCGAAAACGTGCCATGTTATTTGGATTGTTTTTTGGACTCTTGTACGATGTCTTTTTCATTGATATTATTGGATTATATTCTTTTATTTATCCATTAATGTGTTTAGTTGCTAGTTTAGTTGTAAAATATGTTCATCAGCATTTATTGGTGGCTACAGTTTTAACGCTAATTCTAGTAGCGGTTGTAGAGTTATTATTGTTTTTCTTTTATACTTTTATCGGTATAAAAAGTATGACATTTGTAGATTTTTATAAATTTAATCTTCTCCCAACAATGATTGCTAATTTTGTTTTCCTAGCAATGTTCGGGTGGGGGTTTAAATACATTCTTCTAAATCGGTTTAATCAAAAGGCGTTATTAATGCAAAAATAA
- the minC gene encoding septum site-determining protein MinC gives MTKKQLISIKGTKEGLVLRLDDQCSYAELLEELAKKVSDEGFEGQAEVLLQLGNRYCNDEQAKEIINCVEQTEHLRVTKIQSEVMTVEECNKKLLENQSETYVGIVRSGQVITALGDLVVIGDVNPNGRVVAGGNVFVLGRLKGIAHAGSNGKRDAVIAASWLEATHLIIDNVVETMTDELSVLSEQPEMECAYLHTNGSIAIDRLQELRLIRPNLSTFKGGS, from the coding sequence TTGACAAAAAAGCAGTTAATATCGATTAAAGGAACGAAAGAGGGCCTTGTATTACGGCTAGACGATCAGTGTTCATATGCAGAGCTTTTAGAAGAGTTAGCCAAAAAGGTTTCGGATGAAGGTTTTGAAGGTCAAGCTGAAGTGCTTTTACAACTTGGAAATCGTTATTGCAACGACGAACAGGCCAAAGAAATTATTAACTGTGTAGAACAAACAGAACATCTTCGAGTTACGAAGATTCAAAGTGAAGTAATGACTGTAGAAGAATGCAATAAAAAATTGCTAGAAAATCAGTCAGAAACTTATGTAGGTATAGTAAGGTCTGGTCAGGTAATTACTGCTTTAGGTGACTTAGTGGTAATTGGTGACGTTAATCCCAACGGAAGAGTAGTTGCTGGTGGGAATGTCTTTGTATTAGGTAGACTAAAAGGAATTGCACATGCTGGCTCTAATGGTAAAAGAGATGCTGTCATTGCAGCATCTTGGTTAGAGGCCACGCATTTAATAATTGATAATGTAGTAGAAACGATGACAGACGAGTTAAGTGTTTTATCGGAGCAACCAGAAATGGAATGTGCTTATTTACATACAAATGGATCAATAGCAATAGATCGCTTACAAGAACTTAGATTAATAAGACCGAATCTATCGACATTTAAAGGAGGAAGCTAA
- the minD gene encoding septum site-determining protein MinD, producing the protein MGEAIVITSGKGGVGKTTTTANLGTALALQGKKVCLMDTDIGLRNLDVVLGLENRIIYDLVDVVEGRCKIHQALVKDKRFEDKLYLLPAAQTTDKNAVTPEQMKELVTELKRDYEYVLIDCPAGIEQGYKNAIAGADKAIVVTTPEISAVRDADRIIGLLEQEESIDPPKLIINRIRQHLMTKGEALDINEITTHLSIDLLGIVADDESVITSSNKGEPVVMDPSNRAALGYRNIARRILGESVPLMSMDMPKKGVMSKLKSIFSK; encoded by the coding sequence GTGGGAGAAGCAATCGTAATAACTTCTGGTAAAGGTGGGGTAGGTAAAACAACTACAACTGCAAACCTTGGAACTGCATTGGCTCTTCAAGGGAAAAAAGTTTGTTTAATGGATACAGATATCGGTTTGAGAAATTTAGACGTTGTGCTTGGACTTGAAAATAGAATTATTTATGATTTAGTAGATGTTGTGGAAGGCCGTTGCAAAATTCATCAGGCGTTAGTGAAAGACAAACGTTTTGAGGATAAATTATATTTATTGCCAGCTGCCCAAACAACTGATAAAAATGCAGTAACACCTGAGCAGATGAAAGAACTCGTAACGGAATTGAAACGAGATTACGAATATGTATTAATTGATTGCCCTGCTGGTATTGAACAAGGATATAAAAATGCAATAGCTGGTGCTGACAAAGCAATAGTTGTCACAACACCTGAGATTTCTGCAGTCCGTGACGCAGATCGAATCATCGGTTTATTAGAACAGGAGGAATCGATTGATCCACCTAAGCTAATTATTAACCGCATCCGTCAACATTTAATGACGAAAGGTGAAGCACTCGATATTAATGAAATAACTACGCATTTATCTATTGATTTATTAGGAATTGTAGCAGATGATGAAAGTGTTATCACTTCTTCCAATAAAGGGGAACCAGTTGTAATGGATCCATCAAATAGAGCGGCATTAGGTTACCGTAATATTGCCCGCCGTATCCTTGGGGAGTCTGTACCTTTGATGTCTATGGACATGCCTAAAAAAGGTGTTATGTCTAAACTAAAATCTATATTTTCTAAATAA
- a CDS encoding M50 family metallopeptidase: MYSIVFGSLLFHELGHLLAAKLIGARVISCTILPYGGEIRIEQFSRLKKTQQLLIVISGPLFTLLLLAFTTFIDIPQKNIIVLTQILILFLNLLPIFPLDGGRVLYIFNPNKYNDIVGFSLGLSFLIFCASLYCFPRLLSVSIIFLYLFILNISFWRFRKYKLAFDNITRSA; the protein is encoded by the coding sequence GTGTATTCCATCGTATTTGGTTCATTACTATTTCATGAGCTTGGTCATTTATTGGCGGCAAAGCTCATTGGGGCAAGAGTTATTTCGTGCACCATATTACCTTACGGTGGGGAAATCAGAATTGAGCAGTTTTCCAGATTAAAAAAAACGCAGCAATTATTAATTGTGATTTCTGGTCCATTATTTACATTATTGTTGTTAGCTTTTACTACTTTTATTGATATTCCACAAAAAAATATTATCGTTCTAACACAAATTTTAATATTATTTCTTAATTTACTTCCTATTTTTCCTTTGGATGGTGGACGAGTCTTATATATATTTAACCCAAACAAATATAATGATATTGTTGGATTCTCTTTGGGATTAAGCTTTTTGATCTTCTGTGCAAGCTTGTATTGCTTTCCTAGGTTACTATCCGTCAGTATTATCTTCTTGTACTTGTTTATTCTAAACATTTCCTTTTGGAGATTTAGAAAGTACAAGCTAGCATTTGATAATATAACGAGAAGTGCTTGA